The Actinocorallia herbida DNA window CCGCGGCCACGGCCTGGGCACCGGGCTCCTCGACGCGATCGACACCGAACTCGCCGCCCTGGGCGTCCAGGACGTCTGGATCGACGCCCTCGCCGCGAACGACCGCGCCATCGGTCTCTACGAGCAGCGCGGCTTCCGCCCGGCCGTCCTCTACCTGGCCCGCCTCCGCGCCTGACCCCCGCCGGTGACGAGGGCGACCCTGCCGGTGAAACGCGCGGTCAGGGTGGTTCTCCGCGACACCGCGTCCGGATCGAACTCCTTGGTCCTGGCCACCCCGGAACGGTGGCCCCATCAAGACCGAACGGTCGAATATGCCCCCTAGGGCAGCCGGGTCAGTCGGCGGAGGAGAGGGCGGCTTCCAGGCGGGTGGTGGCGGAAGAGAGGGCGGTGGTCCAGGTGGGGAGGGCGTCGCGGATGAAGCGGGCGGTGGGGATGGAGAGGGAGATGCCGGCGATGGGGCGGCCGGAGGGGTCGCGGACCGCCATGCCCAGGGCGGTGAGGCCGGTTTCGGTGCGCTGGTCGTTGATGGCGAAGCCGCGGCGGCGGATCTGGGCGAGTTCGCGGGCGAAGGACGGGTAGTCGTCCGGGTAATGGGACTCGACTTCTTCGGCGGGGAGGGCGGCGAGGATGGCCTTGCCCGCGGAGGCGAAGCGGGCCGGGAGGGTGCGGCCGACGCGGTCGCCGACGCGGAGGATCTGGTCGCATTCGACGGTGGCGATGATCCGGACCTCGTCGCCCGCGGGGACCATGAGGTTCGCCGTCTCGTCGGTGCGGTCGACCAGGGCGCGCAGGTGGGGGAGGGCGACCCGGCGCAGGAGGGCGACCGGGGCCTCGGTCAGGGGCGCCGGGCGCAGGACCTTGCCGGGGCCGTAGCGGCGGTCGGGGAGCTGCTCGGCGAAGTCCCGGTAGACCAGCATCGCCAGGAGACGGTGGGCGGTGGAGACCGAGACCTCCAGGCGGTCGGCGACGTCGGTGACGCGCAGGGCGCCCTCCTGCTGGAGAAGGGCCGCGAGCTGGAGCGCGTGGTCCACCGAACTGATCGCGTAGGACGGTTTGTTCTTCACAGCAGAAAAGTCTATCCCTTGTGGTGGAAAACACGGCAGGCTCCAGGCACCGAGAACACACCTCCCGCCGAGAGATCGACGGGCCGAGCGAAGGGCGTCCGATGACCACTCCCGTGACGATCCCCGTCTCCGACGCGCCCGACCAGCCCGCGCGGACCCCGGAACTCGAGGCTCTCTACCAGGGTTTCGAGTCCGAGCTGCTGGTGCCGCTGTGGACCGAGATCGGCGACCTGATGCCGCCCGAGCCGCGCTCGAAGGCGCAGGCCCACGTGTGGCAGTGGAAGAACCTCTACGCCCTCGCCGAGCAGGCGGGCGACCTCGTCCCGGTCGGCCGCGGCGGCGAGCGCCGCGCGATCGCGCTGGCCAACCCGGGCCTCGGCGGCCGCCCGTTCGCCACCCCGACGCTCTGGGCCGCGATCCAGTACCTGAACCCGGGTGAGGACGCCCCCGTCCACCGCCACACCCAGCACGCCTTCCGCTTCGTCGTCGAAGGCGAGGGCGTGTGGACGGTCGTCAACGGCGACCCGGTCGCGATGCGCCGCGGCGACTTCCTCCCGCAGGCCGGCTGGAACTGGCACGGCCACCACAACATCACCGACCGGCCCATGGCGTGGATCGACGGCCTGGACATCCCCTTCCAGTACGCCACGGACGCGACCTTCTTCCAGTTCGGCCCGGACGAGGTCGAGACGCGCGAAGCCCCCGAGCGCTCCCGCTCCGAGCGGCTCTGGGCCCACCCGGGCCTGCGCCCCCTCACCCGGATCGCCCCGACCGGCGTCGGCACCCCGCTGCTGGCCTACCGCTGGGAGCACACCGACAGGGCGCTGACCGACCAGCTCGAGCTGGAGGCCGAAGGCCACCCGGTCACCCTGGAGCCCGGCCACGCCGCGATCCGCTACACCGACCCGCGCGACGGCTCCGACGTGCTGCCGACGATCCGCGCCGAGTTCCACCGGCTCGCCCCCGGCACGCGGACGGCCCCGGCCCGTGAGGTCGGATCCTCGGTCCACCAGGTGTTCGACGGGATCGCCGAGATCACCGTCGGCGCCCGGACCTGGCAGGTGGCGCGCGGCGACCTCTTCGTCGTGCCGTCCTGGCAGCCGTTCACCGCCGCCACCGAGGGCGGCGCCGACTTCTTCCGGTTCAGCGACACCCCGGTGTTCGAGCGCCTGGGCCTGGACCGCGACATCCGCTTCACCCAGCAGGAGGACTGATCCATGCGTCTCGCCACCATCCGCACCGCCGGTGCCACCAAGGCGGTCCGCGTCACCGACGCCGGCCTCGTCGACCTCGGCTTCGCCGACGTCAAGGCCCTGCTCGCCGCCGACGACTGGCGGGCCAAGGCCGCCGTCGACGGCCCGCTCGTCGAGGCCGATGGGTTCGCGCCGGTCATCCCGGACCCGGGCAAGATCCTGTGCGTGGGCCTGAACTACCGCAACCACATCCTCGAGATGGGCCGCGACCTTCCGGAGTACCCGACCCTGTTCGCGAAGTTCACCGACGCCCTCATCGGCCCGGAGGACGACATTCGGCTCGCGCCCGAGTCCGACGCGCACGACTGGGAGGCCGAACTCGTCGTCGTCGTGGGCAAGGCCGTCCGCCGCGCGTCCGAGGAGGAGGCCGTCGAGGCGATCGCCGGGTTCACCGTGATGAACGACGTGACGATGCGCGACTGGCAGTTCCGTACCCGCGAGTGGCTTCAGGGCAAGACCTTCGAGGGCACGACCCCGCTCGGCCCCGTCCTGGTCACCCCGGAGGAGCTGCCCGGCGGCGTCCGCCCGGCACTGGAGATCTCCTGCTCCGTCGACGGCGAGGAGATGCAGCGCGCCAACACCGGAGACCTCGTGTTCGACCCGGTCGCGCTGGTCCGCTACCTGTCGACGATCATGACGCTGCGCCCCGGCGACGTCATCGCGTCCGGCACCCCCGGCGGCGTCGGCCACGCCCGCAAGCCCGCCCGCTACCTCCAGGCCGGGTCCAAGGTCGTCGTCGAGATCGAGCGCATCGGCCGCCTGGAGAACACCACCGCCTACCCGGACGCGGCCGCATGACCACCCGCGACTGGATGGACCAGGGCACCGCGCTGTTCCTGAAGACCCTCGACGGCCTCGGCGACGCCGACTTCGACGCGCCCAGCGCCCTTCCCGGCTGGACGCGCAAGCACCTCGTCGCGCACGTCCACTACAACGCCGAGGCGCTCCGTCGTCTGGTGAGCTGGGCCGCGACCGGTGTCGAGAGCCGCATGTACGCGGGGCCCGAGCAACGCGGCGCCGAGATCGAGGCGGGCGCCGAGCTCCCGGCCGGGCGGCTCCGCGAGCTGGTCCACGGCTCCGCCGCCGCGCTCGCCGCCGACCTGGACGCGCTGCCGGACGAGGCGTGGCGGAGTCCGGTCGTGACGGCCCTGGGCCGGACGGTCCCGGTGTCGGAGACCCCGTGGATGCGCACCCGCGAGGTCTCGATCCACGCGGTCGACCTCGCCGCGGGCACGTCCTTCGCCGACCTCGCGCAGGACGTCAACGCGGCGATCGCCGCCGACGCCCTGGCCACCCACGCGGGCCGCGGCCACGCCGCCGACCTCGCCGCCTGGCTGACCGGCCGCGCCCCCGAGGCGCCCTCGGTCGGCTCCTGGATCTGAGAAAGAGAGACGATCATGACCGATGTCGATGTTGTGGTGGTCGGCGGCGGTATCGGCGGTCTGGCCTCCGCCTACGCGCTGGCCCGGTCGGGCAAGAGCGTCCGCGTGCTGGAGCGGGCCGACGAGTTCACCGAGGTCGGCGCGGGCCTCCAGATGGCCCCGAACGCCGCCCGCATCCTCAAGGAGTGGGGCCTGCTCGACGAGGTCCTCGGCAAGGGCGTCGCGCCCCGCCGCCTCCTGTTCAAGGACGCGATCGACGGCTCGGTGCTGACCCGCCTCGACCTGGACGAGAAGTTCGTCGAGCGGTACGGCGCCCCGTACGTCGTCATCCACCGCAGCGACCTGCTCGACGTCCTCGCCGACGCCTGCCGCCGCGCCGGGGTCGACCTGGTGGCCGGCAGCAAGGTCGACGGCGTCGACAACACCGGTGACGGCGTGGTCGTCCGGGTCGGGGAGGCCGAGCACACCGCGGGCCTGGCGGTCGCCGCCGACGGCCTGCACTCCAGGCTCCGCGCCCGCCTGTCGGACGACGAGCCGGTCTGCTCGGGCTACGTCGCCTACCGGGGCGCCTTCCCCGTCGCCGACCTCGGCCGCGAGCTCGACGAGCACGCGCTCAACGAGGTCGTCGTCTACCTCGGCCCGGGCTGCCACCTCGTCCAGTACGCGCTGCGCGGCGGCGAGATGTTCAACACCGTCGCCGTCTTCGAGTCGCCCGCGTGGAAGCGCGGCGAGGCGGAGTGGGGCGGCCCCGAAGAACTCGACGCGGCCTTCGCCGACTGCTGCGACGAGGTCAAGGTCGGCCTGCGGTCGCTCGGCCGGGTCCGCCACTGGCCGATGTACGACCGCCTGCCGATCCCGACCTGGATCGACGGCCGTGTCGTGCTCACCGGCGACGCCGCGCACCCCATGCTCCAGTACCTCGCGCAGGGCGCCTGCCAGGCCATCGAGGACGCGTTCGCGCTGTCCGGGCACCTCGCCGAGCGGGAGACCGACGAGGCGCTGCTCGCCTACCAGGCCGAGCGGACCGTCCGCACCGCCCGCGTCCAGACGACGGCCCGCCTGTGGGGCGACATCTGGCACGTCGACGGCGTCGGCCGCGTCCTGCGCAACGAGCTGTTCCTCAAGCGCGACCTGGACGACCCGGTCTACGTGGACTGGCTGTACCACTCCTGATCCCCCCGCCCGCCCCGTCCGTACCTGGATGGCCCCCTCTCCGGAGGGAGAAGGACGAGGCGGGCGGGTTCACTTCCGCGGCGCCCTTCCGGGCGCGGAGACCGGCCGCCGGGCGAGGCGGCTCCCGAGCCGGGACCACGCGCGCGTCGGCGCGCGGTCCCGGCTCGGACCCGTTGCCGGGATCAGGTGGGGAGGGTGGCGGTGTGGTGGAGGAGCGGGGTCGTGGCGGGGGCGCTGGGCAGGGTGGCCGCCCAGGCCGCGCGGGTCGCGGAGTCGGGGTCGCCGTGGAGGGCGGCGACGGCGAGGCGGGGGTGGCGGTCGGTGCGGCGCCACAGCTCCTCCCACTGGGGGAGGGCGAGGGTCAGGGAGCGGAGCGCGGGGAGGTCGGGGAGGAGTTCGAGGTCGGGGACGGGGGCGCGGGAGAGGTCCAGGGATTCGAGGCGGGGGAGGGTGCGCAGGAGGGTCAGGTGTACGGGGGTCGTGGTGGCGAGGGCGAGGGAGCGCAGGGCTGGGTGCCCGGCGAGGGGCGCCAGGTCGGCGTCCGCGGTGAGGTCGAGGTTCTCCAGGGGGAGCGCGGCCAAGGGGGCGAGGTCGGTGGAGCCGCACAGGGCTTTGAGGCTCTTGAGGCGGGGCGCGGCGGCGAGCGGCGCGAGGTCGAGGAAGCCCGCGACGCCGCGCACGGTGAGGTCCTGGAGGCGCGCGTCGGGGACGAGCGGGGTGGCCGGGTCGGCGACGAGGTGGCGGCGGGCCCTCTGGAGTCCCTGGTGCCACAGGTCGGCGTGGAACTCCAGGTACTCGCCGTCCGGGTCGAGGGTGTAGGCGCCGTCCCGTAGCCGGCCGAGCTGGCGGCGCAGCAGGGCGGTGACGGACTCCGCGACGTAGGCGGGGCCGTCGTCGATGGCCGTGCCCGTGCACACGACCTGGCCGGGCCGGCCGAACCGGGCGGGGGCGAGGTCCACGAGCAGGTAGGTGCCGTCGCCGTCGTAGGCGAAGGGGATCCACGCCTCGTGCGTCCGGACGCACCGGACGGTCTCGGCCGGATCGGCGTCCAGGACGGGGTGGGCGATGAGATCCGCATGGGCGATATAGCCGTGTTCGCCGGGGATCTCTTCCGGGGGCAGCCAGCGCCAGGGGAAGCCGTCGTCGTGGTGGCCCGCGGCGTACAGCGCGCGCAGGTCGGGGGGCAGCGCCCGGCCGACGCTCCGCTCGACGTCGGCCAGGAGCGCGTCAGGGGTCGGCGTCCTGGAGG harbors:
- a CDS encoding IclR family transcriptional regulator — encoded protein: MKNKPSYAISSVDHALQLAALLQQEGALRVTDVADRLEVSVSTAHRLLAMLVYRDFAEQLPDRRYGPGKVLRPAPLTEAPVALLRRVALPHLRALVDRTDETANLMVPAGDEVRIIATVECDQILRVGDRVGRTLPARFASAGKAILAALPAEEVESHYPDDYPSFARELAQIRRRGFAINDQRTETGLTALGMAVRDPSGRPIAGISLSIPTARFIRDALPTWTTALSSATTRLEAALSSAD
- a CDS encoding cupin domain-containing protein encodes the protein MTTPVTIPVSDAPDQPARTPELEALYQGFESELLVPLWTEIGDLMPPEPRSKAQAHVWQWKNLYALAEQAGDLVPVGRGGERRAIALANPGLGGRPFATPTLWAAIQYLNPGEDAPVHRHTQHAFRFVVEGEGVWTVVNGDPVAMRRGDFLPQAGWNWHGHHNITDRPMAWIDGLDIPFQYATDATFFQFGPDEVETREAPERSRSERLWAHPGLRPLTRIAPTGVGTPLLAYRWEHTDRALTDQLELEAEGHPVTLEPGHAAIRYTDPRDGSDVLPTIRAEFHRLAPGTRTAPAREVGSSVHQVFDGIAEITVGARTWQVARGDLFVVPSWQPFTAATEGGADFFRFSDTPVFERLGLDRDIRFTQQED
- a CDS encoding fumarylacetoacetate hydrolase family protein, translated to MRLATIRTAGATKAVRVTDAGLVDLGFADVKALLAADDWRAKAAVDGPLVEADGFAPVIPDPGKILCVGLNYRNHILEMGRDLPEYPTLFAKFTDALIGPEDDIRLAPESDAHDWEAELVVVVGKAVRRASEEEAVEAIAGFTVMNDVTMRDWQFRTREWLQGKTFEGTTPLGPVLVTPEELPGGVRPALEISCSVDGEEMQRANTGDLVFDPVALVRYLSTIMTLRPGDVIASGTPGGVGHARKPARYLQAGSKVVVEIERIGRLENTTAYPDAAA
- a CDS encoding maleylpyruvate isomerase N-terminal domain-containing protein, producing the protein MTTRDWMDQGTALFLKTLDGLGDADFDAPSALPGWTRKHLVAHVHYNAEALRRLVSWAATGVESRMYAGPEQRGAEIEAGAELPAGRLRELVHGSAAALAADLDALPDEAWRSPVVTALGRTVPVSETPWMRTREVSIHAVDLAAGTSFADLAQDVNAAIAADALATHAGRGHAADLAAWLTGRAPEAPSVGSWI
- a CDS encoding FAD-dependent oxidoreductase yields the protein MTDVDVVVVGGGIGGLASAYALARSGKSVRVLERADEFTEVGAGLQMAPNAARILKEWGLLDEVLGKGVAPRRLLFKDAIDGSVLTRLDLDEKFVERYGAPYVVIHRSDLLDVLADACRRAGVDLVAGSKVDGVDNTGDGVVVRVGEAEHTAGLAVAADGLHSRLRARLSDDEPVCSGYVAYRGAFPVADLGRELDEHALNEVVVYLGPGCHLVQYALRGGEMFNTVAVFESPAWKRGEAEWGGPEELDAAFADCCDEVKVGLRSLGRVRHWPMYDRLPIPTWIDGRVVLTGDAAHPMLQYLAQGACQAIEDAFALSGHLAERETDEALLAYQAERTVRTARVQTTARLWGDIWHVDGVGRVLRNELFLKRDLDDPVYVDWLYHS
- a CDS encoding SMI1/KNR4 family protein → MDGAGRAELVEVCGLMAAAVRAAGPPDWARAVVRAHATGLRGAGHVVYETPGGRVRRPLEDADEAIANLVRLAKGPTPGLDVALRVEPSGGYEASVTPRTARGLSGGVCLLEPGLSRPPEGGSQPGPERDSPAGDPGEAVRLMDAYLAELDRVLGREPSSRTPTPDALLADVERSVGRALPPDLRALYAAGHHDDGFPWRWLPPEEIPGEHGYIAHADLIAHPVLDADPAETVRCVRTHEAWIPFAYDGDGTYLLVDLAPARFGRPGQVVCTGTAIDDGPAYVAESVTALLRRQLGRLRDGAYTLDPDGEYLEFHADLWHQGLQRARRHLVADPATPLVPDARLQDLTVRGVAGFLDLAPLAAAPRLKSLKALCGSTDLAPLAALPLENLDLTADADLAPLAGHPALRSLALATTTPVHLTLLRTLPRLESLDLSRAPVPDLELLPDLPALRSLTLALPQWEELWRRTDRHPRLAVAALHGDPDSATRAAWAATLPSAPATTPLLHHTATLPT